A window from Candidatus Methylacidiphilales bacterium encodes these proteins:
- a CDS encoding response regulator — MADISLAKILIVDDEIAQMKALCNTLKDRGYETTGFSSATAALSAMEGTKFDLLLTDLMMSEMDGISLLQAARRKDSNLVGIIMTGEGTITTAVEAMKSGALDYILKPFKLSAILPVLDRALTVRRLRLENAALEQRVRERTAELEAANRELEAFSYSVSHDLRTPVRHIEGFVEMLDDTIGPSLSESDKRYLNLIANSAREMNRLIDDLLNFSRMGRSEMRCTQINLQDLLETVIQRLQPEIEGRNIVWKKGPLPLVQADPSLLQQVFSNLLSNAIKYTRPRNPAEIEIGCRIEERETVIFVRDNGVGFDMKHADRLFGVFQRLHRKEEFDGTGIGLANVLRIITRHGGRTWAEGKVDEGATFYFTLPR, encoded by the coding sequence ATGGCTGACATTTCTTTGGCGAAGATTCTGATCGTTGACGACGAGATCGCTCAAATGAAAGCGTTGTGCAACACGCTGAAAGACCGCGGGTACGAAACAACCGGTTTTTCCTCGGCCACCGCGGCCCTGAGCGCGATGGAGGGGACAAAATTTGACCTGCTTTTGACGGATTTGATGATGTCGGAAATGGACGGCATCTCGCTGCTGCAGGCCGCCCGCCGAAAGGACTCCAATCTGGTCGGGATCATCATGACCGGAGAAGGAACAATTACAACGGCGGTGGAGGCGATGAAATCGGGCGCGCTTGATTATATTCTCAAGCCGTTCAAATTAAGCGCCATCCTCCCCGTGCTGGACCGCGCGCTCACGGTCCGGCGTTTGCGCCTGGAAAACGCCGCCCTGGAACAACGTGTGCGCGAGCGCACGGCTGAATTGGAAGCGGCCAATCGGGAACTGGAGGCTTTTTCCTATTCTGTTTCGCACGATTTGCGCACGCCTGTCCGCCATATCGAAGGCTTTGTTGAGATGCTGGACGACACCATCGGCCCCTCGCTTTCAGAAAGCGACAAGCGCTATTTGAATCTCATCGCCAACTCAGCCAGGGAGATGAACCGTCTTATCGACGACCTGCTCAATTTTTCCCGAATGGGCCGTTCCGAAATGCGATGCACCCAGATCAACCTTCAGGATTTGCTGGAAACAGTAATACAGAGGCTGCAGCCGGAAATCGAAGGGCGGAATATTGTATGGAAGAAAGGTCCCCTCCCCCTGGTGCAGGCGGACCCTTCCCTGCTCCAACAGGTCTTCAGCAATCTTCTGTCCAACGCCATTAAATACACCCGCCCGCGCAACCCGGCTGAAATCGAAATCGGTTGCAGAATTGAGGAGCGGGAAACGGTGATTTTTGTGCGCGATAATGGCGTGGGCTTTGACATGAAGCATGCGGACAGATTATTCGGCGTTTTCCAGCGGCTGCACCGCAAGGAGGAATTTGATGGCACGGGCATCGGGCTGGCCAATGTGCTGCGCATCATCACGCGCCATGGAGGGCGCACCTGGGCCGAAGGCAAGGTCGATGAAGGCGCCACGTTTTATTTCACGCTGCCGCGCTGA
- a CDS encoding CHASE sensor domain-containing protein: protein MNWLRDLPIRRKLTLAILLTCSAALLLACGVLAAYQFVNFRGGMVRGTTVLADVLAKNTQAALAFQDENAAQETLQALQVKSSVASACLYDEKGNLFAQYTRAGKKIDFPVRPSGDGYRFERGSLIVFHPVFLNEKRIGTIYIQTGLEEMYGQLNVFLGIAAVVLTGSVFVALALSSRFQRPISRPILILAETLKRIAEDKDYTVRVPAQGRDETGQLTGAFNQLLASIEDRDKALLAANESLRQEIAERKGAEERVQSQLTRLELLHRTTRAISERQDLQSIFQVVVRTLEEDLPLDFGCVCLYEQGSKTLTVTSVGIRSEALALELALTKSSSVDIDKNGLSRCVRGELVYEPDISNSKFPFPQRLAGGGLRSLVAAPLLVESRVFGVLITARRQPNGFSSGECEFLRQMSEHVALAAHQTQLYEALHQAYDDLRQTQQAVMQQERLRALGQMASGIAHDINNAISPIALYTESLLEAEPGLSARTRDYLGTIQHAIDDVAQTVSRMKEFYRQREPQLVLLPVQLNRLMQQVIDLSRARWSDMPQQRGHFIKMETELAAELPAILGVESEIREALVNLVFNAVDAMPEGGTLTLRTKISEPGKSGTADPAPRQVHVEVSDTGMGMDEDTRRRCFEPFFTTKGERGTGLGLAMVHGIVRRHNAEIEIDSVIGKGTTIRLVFSVPETPAGESSPSSSGFTMPSRLRLLITDDDPLIIKSLRDTLEMDGHVIVTANGGREGIEAFRKAWEAQEPFSAIITDLGMPYVDGRQVAAAIKGISPLTPVILLTGWGQRLAAEGDIPPHVDRVLNKPPKLRELREALAECLARTKA, encoded by the coding sequence ATGAACTGGCTGCGGGATCTGCCCATTCGCCGAAAGCTGACGCTGGCCATTTTACTGACCTGCTCGGCGGCGCTCCTGCTTGCGTGCGGCGTGCTGGCTGCCTATCAATTCGTCAACTTTCGCGGAGGAATGGTGCGCGGTACCACGGTATTGGCCGATGTGCTGGCAAAAAACACCCAGGCCGCCCTGGCTTTTCAGGATGAGAATGCGGCGCAGGAAACCCTGCAGGCGCTGCAGGTCAAATCCAGCGTTGCATCCGCATGTCTTTATGATGAGAAAGGAAATTTGTTTGCCCAATACACCCGGGCGGGAAAAAAAATCGATTTTCCGGTCCGCCCTTCCGGCGACGGGTATCGCTTCGAACGAGGCAGCCTGATTGTCTTTCACCCCGTTTTTTTAAATGAGAAACGCATCGGCACGATTTACATCCAAACCGGCCTGGAGGAAATGTATGGTCAGCTCAATGTGTTCCTGGGGATTGCCGCGGTGGTTTTGACCGGTTCCGTATTTGTAGCTCTTGCGCTTTCCTCTCGCTTCCAACGGCCCATTTCACGGCCCATCCTCATCCTGGCTGAAACGTTGAAGCGCATTGCGGAAGACAAGGACTATACGGTCCGTGTACCCGCACAGGGCCGGGATGAAACCGGGCAGCTCACCGGCGCCTTCAATCAATTGCTGGCCAGCATCGAAGATCGCGATAAAGCCCTGCTGGCCGCGAATGAATCCTTGCGGCAGGAAATTGCGGAACGAAAGGGCGCCGAGGAGCGGGTGCAATCCCAGCTCACGCGGCTTGAATTGTTGCACCGCACCACCCGCGCCATCAGCGAGCGGCAGGATTTGCAAAGCATCTTTCAGGTGGTCGTCCGCACCCTGGAGGAGGATTTGCCGCTCGATTTCGGGTGCGTTTGCCTCTACGAGCAGGGCTCCAAAACTTTGACCGTCACAAGCGTCGGCATTCGCAGTGAAGCGTTGGCGTTGGAGCTGGCACTGACCAAATCCTCCAGCGTGGATATCGATAAAAACGGCCTTTCCCGCTGTGTGCGCGGAGAGTTGGTTTACGAGCCGGATATCAGCAATTCCAAGTTTCCATTCCCACAACGCCTTGCGGGCGGCGGGCTGCGCTCCCTTGTCGCTGCGCCTCTTTTGGTGGAAAGCAGGGTTTTCGGCGTACTCATTACGGCGCGCCGCCAACCCAATGGCTTCAGCAGCGGCGAATGCGAATTTTTACGGCAGATGAGCGAGCATGTGGCCCTGGCCGCGCATCAGACGCAACTGTACGAGGCATTGCACCAGGCTTATGACGATTTGCGACAAACACAACAGGCCGTGATGCAGCAGGAACGTTTGCGCGCGCTGGGACAGATGGCGAGCGGCATCGCGCACGACATCAACAACGCCATTTCGCCCATCGCGCTTTACACCGAATCCCTGCTTGAAGCGGAGCCGGGTTTGAGCGCCCGTACGCGCGACTACCTGGGCACCATCCAGCATGCGATTGACGATGTCGCACAGACCGTTTCGCGCATGAAGGAATTTTACCGCCAGCGCGAACCGCAGTTGGTTCTTCTGCCAGTCCAGTTGAACCGCCTCATGCAACAAGTCATCGATCTTTCACGCGCCCGCTGGAGCGACATGCCGCAACAGCGCGGACATTTCATCAAAATGGAAACGGAACTGGCGGCGGAATTACCGGCCATTCTGGGAGTCGAGAGCGAGATTCGTGAAGCGCTCGTCAATCTTGTCTTCAATGCTGTCGATGCCATGCCCGAAGGCGGCACTCTGACCTTGCGGACAAAAATTTCCGAACCCGGAAAATCCGGCACAGCGGATCCAGCGCCACGGCAAGTCCATGTGGAAGTCAGCGACACCGGCATGGGAATGGACGAGGACACGCGCCGCCGCTGCTTTGAGCCGTTTTTTACGACGAAAGGAGAGCGTGGCACCGGCCTCGGCCTTGCGATGGTGCATGGCATTGTCCGTCGGCATAATGCCGAAATCGAAATTGACAGTGTGATTGGAAAAGGAACAACGATCCGGCTTGTCTTCTCGGTGCCGGAAACTCCCGCAGGCGAATCGAGCCCGAGTTCTTCAGGCTTTACGATGCCGTCGAGACTCCGCCTGCTCATCACCGATGATGATCCGCTGATTATCAAGTCGCTGCGCGATACTCTTGAGATGGACGGCCATGTCATTGTAACTGCAAATGGAGGGCGGGAGGGCATTGAGGCGTTCCGCAAGGCATGGGAAGCACAGGAACCGTTCTCGGCCATCATTACAGATCTCGGGATGCCTTATGTGGACGGACGGCAGGTTGCCGCGGCCATAAAGGGCATTTCCCCATTAACGCCTGTCATTCTTTTGACCGGTTGGGGACAACGATTGGCTGCAGAAGGCGACATACCGCCGCATGTTGACCGTGTCCTGAACAAGCCTCCCAAGTTGCGCGAATTGCGCGAAGCTCTGGCCGAGTGTCTGGCGCGAACAAAAGCGTGA
- a CDS encoding YfiR family protein, with translation MGRAEAQSKEYQLKAAFLYNFAQFVKWPTSSFATSDTPFYIGVLGDDPFEGALEKIIQGESIDNHRLAIIRSQRVEDLKDCQLLFISKSEDGHVGQILSSLDARPILMVSEIGGFAQSGGAINLYLQEGKVRFSINPEAAQRRGLRISSQLLSLGKVVEGGN, from the coding sequence ATGGGCCGCGCTGAAGCGCAGTCGAAGGAATACCAGCTCAAGGCGGCATTCCTCTACAACTTCGCGCAGTTTGTCAAATGGCCGACCTCATCTTTTGCGACTAGCGACACGCCCTTTTACATCGGCGTCCTGGGGGACGACCCCTTCGAGGGGGCGCTGGAAAAAATAATCCAGGGCGAATCCATCGATAATCACAGGTTGGCGATCATTCGCTCCCAAAGGGTGGAGGATTTGAAAGACTGCCAGCTCCTTTTCATCAGCAAGTCGGAAGATGGCCATGTGGGCCAAATCCTATCCAGTCTGGATGCCAGACCCATCCTCATGGTGAGCGAGATCGGCGGGTTTGCGCAAAGCGGAGGCGCCATCAATTTGTACCTTCAAGAGGGCAAGGTGCGTTTCAGCATCAACCCTGAAGCCGCCCAGCGCAGGGGATTGAGGATCAGCTCACAATTGTTAAGCCTGGGCAAAGTCGTTGAGGGGGGCAACTAA